The DNA segment ATTTACATTTTTAGGAAAAAAATAGTTTTAGGAGCGTTATGCGGTACGGGATTATAATTCCGAATCAATAGATGAAAAAAAGACATCATGTTTTGTTCTTAATTATCAATTAGCATTATCAATAATTTTGAAATAAACTTATCTTTACTAAATATGTCTAGCCCTCATCCTGTCCAGCTGGTCCTTCAGCAGCTTTCTTCTTTTCATCCGCTAAGCCCTGAATTAAAGCAGGAGTTTATGGAGAATTCTTCGGAGATTTTTTTTAAAAAGGACGAGTACCTGATCAGGAAGGGAGAGCTGAGTACCCATGTTTATTTCGTATTAAAAGGCATTATTAGCGGACAAATTACCAGTAAAGAAAAAACAATTACCACTTTTATTACTGTCGACGGAGAGTTTTTGTCTGCCATCGAGGGGATGTATGGTGATAAACCCTGTGTTGAAGATGTAAAGGCAGAGGAGGATTCTTACCTGATTGCCATGTGTTCATCCTACTTCCATAGCCTGTACGACCGCTATCCGGAGATGAACGTTATTTTTCGAAAGGTTCTGGAAATGTATTATGGTGATGCCCATTATCGCTCCATTTTTATAAGAATAGGGAGTGTGGAAGACAAGTATATCTATTTCCTGAGCACATTCCCGGACCATGCCGAGCGCATCCCGGTAGAAGTTGCGGCCTCCTTTATGAATCTTAAAACGGCTACACTTGTCAAGATGATCAGCAAGATGAACGCCGGAAAAACATTGAACCAGCAATTGTCTAAAGAAGATATTCTCGTCAATATGGAAAAGTTTAAACATTATCTCCAGAAAAAACTCACGCTCAGGGAACTGGCCGACCGCTTGAATATCAGTCCGCATCAGCTGTCTTACCTTTTGAATGTGCATTTTAATGAGAATTTTAACAGTTTTATCAACCGGCTCAGAATAAATTATATCCTGGATCAGTTCTCAATTCATGACAACCTGCAGCAATATAGTATTGACGGATTGGGGCGTCAGGCAGGCTTCTCTTCCAAAACTACTTTCTTCACTGAATTTAAAAAAAGAATGGGGCAAACTCCATATGCCTATCTTCAGCAGCATAAGTTGTCCTGAAATGGCTAAGAATTATAGACATCAAACTCTTCATATTCATGCCTGATCTTGTTGAGCTTGCCATTCTTGAAATATAACCGGACAGATGAGCGTCCTGTCTTTCCGGGTTTCACATCCATGAAAAAGCTAAAAGCCCACTCTTCATAATTCGCCATAGCCGGATCAAAGGGCCTTGCAAGAGGTTTGCTTGCCAGAATGATTTGATAGTTTTTATAAGCAGGTAGCTCATAGATAGCTTTTAATTTGCTGTAAAATACATTTACGGGATCATTTTTATAAATCGCGATTTCGTCAGGAACATCTAGCGGCCATTTTGGCGATTCTTTGGGTACTGTGCTACCTGCATCGATAGAACTTATTTTATCCCCCTCAAATTGAATAACTACCCGTTCTAACTTACCGATATTCGTTTCCAGACTGAGGATGTTATAAAAAACAATCCGGTTTTTTATCTCGTCAGGATTGGAAAAAGATGGCTGTTTGACGATGTCAACATCATTGACATTTTTCTCTTTACCCATTTGCTGAAGCTGGGTGTAAACATCTGAGTAAGAGCTTCCAATCTGAAGCCCCCATTTGCTGCCTTTGGAAATGGTTTCCACATTAGGGGAGTTGTTTTCCTTTTTGCAGGAAAACAACAATAACATTGGAATAATTAAAACGAATATTCTTTTCATCATCAATGGAGTGGTTCTGATAAAGAAACGTACATCCGTCCGAATTCGCTACATGGAATCCCAAAAAAAAATACCGGTCTAATTCTGCTTCCTTTTGCTGGTTAAGTATTTACGTACCGGAATGTCAAAAGCAACCATCACAAAATAAGCAATGCAAGTCAATAGAATTGTTCCGGTAATAATGATTAAGGTAAGTTGACTTGTTCCCGGTTTATAGCTGGTGTAATAATTTAAAAACATCCAGATGACCGCATAATGTGTCATGTACAGGGGGTAAGAGATCTTTCCTGAAAATACACATAGCTTTTTAAATCCTGGGGTCAATGCAGCACCTGCACCGAGGGAAATCAATAAAGGAAAATAAAGAAGAACGACCAGTGGTTCTGTGAGCCGGTTCCATTTGCTATAAGGCATCAGGAAGGCCAATACTAACAATACGGAAAGTCCGATGAAACCTAGTTTATTTTTAATGATCAGGTTGAAACGGAAGATCAGCAATCCAGCTAAAAAGGAATAAAAAATACGGGCACCACCATCCCAGGCATTGGGGCCTCCCCATCCGCCTAAAAGAGATCCTCCCGCGCGATGGCTCACATAACAAAGTACTCCGGCAGCAATGACCGTTAATACCATCAGGTAGCGACGATGAAGCCTGCATAGTACCAAAGCATAAACGATATTGGCTACATATTCCCAGAATAATGACCAGGCAGGGGCATTAATTCCGAACAAATTGAAAGAGCGCTCTTCAATCACAGGAAAGGGAATCATGAAGACAGAAGCAAGAAATATCAGTATAATCTTACCCGCACTATAGACTTCCGGGTGCCCTCCGAAGGGGTCAAAAAGGAAAGCCAGTAAACCCAGGACCGAGCCTAAAATTACCAGTGGCTGTAGTCTGATCAGCCTGGATTTAAAAAACTGACCAAGACCCATTTTACCTATCCGGTCATCATAAGCATAGCCGATTACAAATCCGGATAAACAGAAGAAGAAATCTACTGCCAGAAATCCATGGGCAATGAAGTTTTTGTCAGGGAGATAAACCATTTCCATGAAATGAAAAACGACAATAGCGATGGCGGCTATTCCTCTTAAGCCATCAAGAATTTCGAAATGTTGTTTTGTTTTTAATAGGTCAGGACTTAGTTCTTTTGTAGACATTTATAATTTGTTTGGTTTCAGTTGTGTTCTCAAGGTTACCAAATTATAGGGAGTCAATCAAATTTTTGTAGATAAGTACATTGAAGAAGTGATCAGATCATTTCTTCTCTTCCTGAGGACGAAGCGAATAATCGATCATTTCTACTAAAACACTGAGGTCTATATCGTCCAGTTTTTTAACGTAAATACAGGCTTTCGCCATTTTATGTTTTCCAAATCTCGGAAGCAGTTCCTCTTTCATTTTAAGGTCGCAGGAAAGGTATAAGCTAAACGCACTGCTGCGGGGAGAGAAGGCAATCAACGGCGCATCGCCTTCATGGCCACTTTCATATTTATAGTGATAGCTGCCGAAACCAATGATGGATGGTCCCCACATCCTGGCAGGGAACCCGCTTTGCTTTTCCATCATTCCGATGAGCGTATAGCTGTCTTTTCGTTTTACCGGATCGGTCACTTTCTCCAGAAAATCGTCAATGCTTTCTGCGGTTTCTGTGGTTTTATTTTTTGCCATATTTGAATTTAGCGATTGTTTTTGATACATCGTATAATCCAGTTAAATAGAATTTTAGTCTATTGGTTTTGGCTCAGATACATTGCTAAATTGCGTTCACCAAGTAGAACCAATAATAATATGATTAAAAACATTCAGGTGAATGATGCAAGATTCCCACTGGACAAAGGTGCAGGAAGTGATGCGATTCACCGTGACCCCATATATTCTTATGCCGTAACAAACCTGATCGACGATAGCGGACTCATTGGAACTGGCTTTGCTTTTACCCTGGGGGAAGGTAACGACCTGGTCTGCAAAGCTGCCCAATTTTATGCAGCTCAACTGAAAGGCAGAGACATTGAAGAACTCATGTCTGATTTCGGGAATGTCTTTAACCAGTTGAGCAATGAACAACAGTTTCGTTGGCTTGGGCCGCATAAAGGGATAGTTCATCTTGCACTGGCTTCGGTAACCAATGCCTGTTATGATTTATGGGCAAAAAAAAGAGGCGTTCCACTTTGGAAATTACTGATCGACTTATCTCCGCAGGAGATTATAAATACACTTGATTTGTCGTACCTCGAAGATGAACTTACTGCAGAACAGGCCTTGCAATTGTTAAAAGACAACCAGGCAGGCAAGACAGCGCGTCTTCAAATTACCAATGCCGGATATCCCGGATATGATACCTCTATTGGCTGGTTTAATTATAGTGACGATAAGGTCCGCGAAAATTGTAAAAAAGCCATCGCCGAAGGTTTCACTGCCATGAAGTTGAAAGTGGGAAGCAAAGACCCGCAAAGGGACATTCGTCGTGCTCACATTGTACGCGAAGAAGCGGGAGATCTGGTAAAAGTGATGCTGGATGCCAATCAGCAATGGACATTGCCGCAGGCGCTGAAAATATGTAGAGAATTGCAAAGCATGAATCCTTATTGGATAGAAGAACCTACCCATCCGGATGATATATTGGCACACAAGACGCTGGCAGATGCGATTGCTCCGGTTAAACTGGCATTGGGAGAGCATGTGCCCAACCGCATCATCTTTAAAAATTACCTGCAAACAGGATCTGCCGGATTTATACAGGCTGATGCAGTGAGGATAGGTGGAGTAAGTGAGTTCATTACCGTTAGTTTGCTTTGTCGCAAGTACGGGATCCCGGTGGTTCCACATGTGGGAGATATGGGACAGCTCCATCAGCATTTGGTCTTGTTCAATCACATCAGCATGGGGCATGAAGCCTTATTTCTGGAACATATTCCTCATTTGCAAAAACATTTTGTACATCCTGTTATCGTGGAATCGGGTGTTTACAGCACACCTATGGAGCCAGGTAGCAGTTGTGATTTGAAAAATATATAAGGAAAAGAAATGTTAAAATCATTAGACCTCAGCATCAGCATTCTCTATATCCTGGGTATTTTAGCCGTTGGATTGTGGGCAGGGATCCGCCACCGCCGTAAAAGTAAGGCGAATGCTGCCGGCGAATATTTCCTTGCCGGGAAAACATTGAAGTGGCCGGCTATTGGACTGGCACTTTTTGCAACGAATATCTCAACTGTCCATTTGGTTAGTCTGGCGCAAAGCGGCTTTGACAGTGGTTTGTTAAACGGGAATTTTGAATGGATGGCCGCTTTTACCCTGATCTTGCTGTCCTTGTTTTTTGTTCCTTTTTATATTAAGTCTGGCGTAACGACCCTACCGGATTTTCTGGAAAAACGTTATGACCGGTCCAGCAGAGACTGGCTGGCGGTCATCTCCGTGGTCTCCGCAATTATTATCCATATCGCATTTTCTATGCTGGCAGGAGGTATTGTATTGAAGACCTTATTCGGATTAAACATGTACGTCAGTGTGATTGTCATTTGCCTGATCACCGCCATTTATACGATTGTAGGCGGACTGAAAGCAGTAGTGGTTACAGAATCCATCCAAACGGTCGTGTTGCTGACCGGAGCGTTTATCATCAGCTATGCGGCCTACC comes from the Pedobacter sp. FW305-3-2-15-E-R2A2 genome and includes:
- a CDS encoding helix-turn-helix domain-containing protein — protein: MSSPHPVQLVLQQLSSFHPLSPELKQEFMENSSEIFFKKDEYLIRKGELSTHVYFVLKGIISGQITSKEKTITTFITVDGEFLSAIEGMYGDKPCVEDVKAEEDSYLIAMCSSYFHSLYDRYPEMNVIFRKVLEMYYGDAHYRSIFIRIGSVEDKYIYFLSTFPDHAERIPVEVAASFMNLKTATLVKMISKMNAGKTLNQQLSKEDILVNMEKFKHYLQKKLTLRELADRLNISPHQLSYLLNVHFNENFNSFINRLRINYILDQFSIHDNLQQYSIDGLGRQAGFSSKTTFFTEFKKRMGQTPYAYLQQHKLS
- a CDS encoding acyltransferase, whose amino-acid sequence is MSTKELSPDLLKTKQHFEILDGLRGIAAIAIVVFHFMEMVYLPDKNFIAHGFLAVDFFFCLSGFVIGYAYDDRIGKMGLGQFFKSRLIRLQPLVILGSVLGLLAFLFDPFGGHPEVYSAGKIILIFLASVFMIPFPVIEERSFNLFGINAPAWSLFWEYVANIVYALVLCRLHRRYLMVLTVIAAGVLCYVSHRAGGSLLGGWGGPNAWDGGARIFYSFLAGLLIFRFNLIIKNKLGFIGLSVLLVLAFLMPYSKWNRLTEPLVVLLYFPLLISLGAGAALTPGFKKLCVFSGKISYPLYMTHYAVIWMFLNYYTSYKPGTSQLTLIIITGTILLTCIAYFVMVAFDIPVRKYLTSKRKQN
- a CDS encoding DUF1801 domain-containing protein, with protein sequence MAKNKTTETAESIDDFLEKVTDPVKRKDSYTLIGMMEKQSGFPARMWGPSIIGFGSYHYKYESGHEGDAPLIAFSPRSSAFSLYLSCDLKMKEELLPRFGKHKMAKACIYVKKLDDIDLSVLVEMIDYSLRPQEEKK
- a CDS encoding enolase C-terminal domain-like protein, whose translation is MIKNIQVNDARFPLDKGAGSDAIHRDPIYSYAVTNLIDDSGLIGTGFAFTLGEGNDLVCKAAQFYAAQLKGRDIEELMSDFGNVFNQLSNEQQFRWLGPHKGIVHLALASVTNACYDLWAKKRGVPLWKLLIDLSPQEIINTLDLSYLEDELTAEQALQLLKDNQAGKTARLQITNAGYPGYDTSIGWFNYSDDKVRENCKKAIAEGFTAMKLKVGSKDPQRDIRRAHIVREEAGDLVKVMLDANQQWTLPQALKICRELQSMNPYWIEEPTHPDDILAHKTLADAIAPVKLALGEHVPNRIIFKNYLQTGSAGFIQADAVRIGGVSEFITVSLLCRKYGIPVVPHVGDMGQLHQHLVLFNHISMGHEALFLEHIPHLQKHFVHPVIVESGVYSTPMEPGSSCDLKNI